The proteins below are encoded in one region of Epinephelus lanceolatus isolate andai-2023 chromosome 7, ASM4190304v1, whole genome shotgun sequence:
- the mrnip gene encoding MRN complex-interacting protein isoform X2 → MVQEFHVVRCFTCQSFQVKKVNKWSCKLCGVKQSLLKEFGRGSGADCRRHVQKLNAMRGARMEEQEQQAWSLWEQVEAEGEGEEEYDQVSQTQVSQTQVSRWSKYLDTPEEAELEEEEEESVLMDRQQLHGINMTNRKRKRREGWTDGGKHSWTPEQPHCSSMKKPVRSSATNTSPNPTSLNHPRENHTRTTSLNHPRENHTRTISLNSPSLNHTSPSSKKSINPPSVRTGPVSRWAQFLSSDCQVEEEPSASGWSQTVVGAAPLSCNNTINEAPPFTRPRPLLPASSMFESGEDFSFDEF, encoded by the exons ATGGTTCAGGAGTTTCATGTCGTCAGGTGTTTCACCTGTCAGAGCTTCCAG GTGAAGAAGGTGAACAAGTGGAGCTGTAAACTGTGTGGAGTCAAACAGTCGCTGCTGAAG GAGTTTGGGCGGGGCTCCGGGGCCGACTGCAGACGTCATGTGCAGAAACTGAACGCCATGAGAGGAGCCAGGATGGAGGAGCAGGAGCAACAAGCCTGGTCGCTATG GGAACAGGTGGAGGCAGAAGGAGAGGGTGAGGAGGAGTACGACCag GTGAGCCAGACTCAGGTGAGCCAGACTCAGGTGAGCCGCTGGAGCAAGTACCTGGACACACCTGAAGAGGCGGAGctagaggaagaggaagaggagagtgtTTTGATGGACAGGCAGCAGCTCCATGGCATCAACATGACTAACAG gaagagaaagagaagagaaggatggacagatggaggaAAGCACAGCTGGACACCTGAACAG ccaCACTGTTCCAGTATGAAGAAACCTGTGAGATCTTCAGCCACAAACACCAGTCCAAACCCCACCAGTCTGAACCACCCAAGAGAAAACCACACCAGAACTACCAGTCTGAACCACCCAAGAGAAAACCACACCAGAACTATCAGTCTGAACTCCCCCAGTCTGAACCACACCAGTCCTTCCAGTAAGAAGAGCATTAATCCTCCCAGTGTGCGTACTGGTCCTGTGTCCAGGTGGGCTCAATTCCTCAGTTCAGACTGTCAGGTAGAGGAGGAGCCTTCAGCCAGTGGGTGGAGTCAGACAGTGGTTGGGGCTGCCCCTCTGTCCTGTAACAACACTATCAATGAGGCCCCACCCTTTACCAGGCCCCGCCCCCTACTTCCTGCATCCTCCATGTTTGAGAGTGGCGAAGATTTCAGCTTTGATGAGTTCTAA
- the tbc1d9b gene encoding TBC1 domain family member 9B isoform X1 has protein sequence MWIQPEEVLLAGALWVSERANPFFILQRRRGHGRGGGLSGLLVGTLDVVLDSSARVAPYRILLQTADSQIYWNIACGSSRKEITEHWDWLESNLLQTISIFDNDEDVTTFVKGKICGIIAEENRLKQGEEQEEDCGKFREAELKMRKLFGMPDEEKLVNYYSCSYWKGRVPRQGWLYLSVNHLCFYSFLLGKEVTLVVQWTEVTQLEKNATLVFPESVRVSTRHTEHFFSMFLNINDTFKLMEQLANIAMRQLLDNEAFAADRSLPKPCKTLKNVSALKRDLDARAKNERYRTMFRLTQDERLDGHTDCTLWTPFAKMHVVGQLFISNNYICFNSREEDLCQLIIPLREVSIVEKADSSSVLPCPVSISTKNKMNFLFANLKDRDFLVQRISDFLQRTPDSSWGDTSPLSLIGHSASSSAPASLSAGSESVHRGRHYQSGLPTASQGLLQLYHRDTPEDLGPKAMKEKMKEEAWNIHFSEFGRGVCMYRTSRTRELVLNGIPERLRGELWLLFSGAQNEMATHPGYYGDLVEQAMGLCSLATEEIERDLHRSMPEHRAFQNEMGIAALRRVLTAYAHRNPGIGYCQAMNIVTSVLLLYCPEEEAFWLLVALCERMLPDYYNTRVVGALVDQGVFEELTRAFLPLLYEHMQELGVISTISLSWFLTLFLSVMPFDSAVLLVDCFFYEGIKVIFQVALAVLHDNMNALLSCSDEGEAMTILGRYLDNVVNKQTVAPPIPHLHALLTSGDDPPPEIDIFDLIKASYEKFGSLRSDVIEQMRFKQRLKVIQSLEDTAKRSVVRAMMTESAFSIEELEELYCLFKSKHMTSCYWGSSSTAAERHDPSLPYLEQYRIDPVQFTQLFTALAPWICGGHTPTLSARLFRLLDQNQDGLVNFKEFITGLSGMYHGDMTEKLKLLYKLHLPPALCPEEAESALEATQFFTEDVPPPESSFPSDLDILGQQEVTSGEEGKDGGGDSEEKKASEEKVKDYRYYLRMWAKEKEPKRETIKDLPRMNQEQFIDLCKTLYNMFSEEPLEQELYHSIATVASLLLRIGEVGKKFNNGSKKTDSAAAQAPPTPQTTPTEPQSEEGVGEGVLGESQVCRALADAQLEPDEETKDDTSVSSYSVVSSGSLQCEDIADDTVLIGSGEQRRGSVLDVDWSITFEQVLASLLTEPPLVDYFERKRDIQSKMAACKAQRVVERQTSSTSDHELTQHSV, from the exons ATGTGGATCCAGCCGGAGGAGGTGCTGCTGGCCGGGGCGCTGTGGGTGTCTGAGCGGGCCAACCCGTTCTTCAtcctgcagaggaggagaggacacGGCCGAGGAGGAGGACTGTCCG gtcTCCTGGTTGGGACTCTGGATGTGGTTCTGGACTCCAGTGCCAGAGTGGCTCCCTACAGGATCCTGCTGCAGACCGCTGACTCTCAGATCTACTGGAACATCGCCTGTG GCTCGTCCAGGAAGGAGATCACAGAACACTGGGATTGGCTGGAGTCCAACCTGCTGCAGACCATCTCCATCTTTGACAACGATGAAGACGTCACCACCTTTGTCAAAGGAAAGATCTGT GGCATCATCGCAGAGGAGAACCGGCTGAAGCAGggggaggagcaggaggaggattGTGGGAAGTTTCGGGAGGCGGAACTGAAGATGAGGAAGCTATTTGGGATGCCTGATGAGGAGAAGCTGGTGAATTATTACTCCTGCAGCTACTGGAAGGGTCGAGTGCCGCGACAGGGCTGGCTCTACCTGTCCGTCAACCACCTGTGCTTCTACTCCTTTCTGCTGGGCAAAGAGG TGACCCTGGTGGTGCAGTGGACAGAGGTGACCCAGCTGGAGAAGAACGCTACCCTGGTGTTTCCAGAGAGTGTTCGTGTCAGCACGCGTCACACTGAACATTTCTTTTCCATGTTCCTTAACATCAACGACACCTTCAAGCTGATGGAGCAGCTCGCCAACATCGCCATGCGGCAGCTCCTCGACAATGAGGCGTTTGCTGCCGACCGCTCGCTGCCCAAACCCTGCAAGACACTCAAGAACGTCTCTGCACTCAAGAG GGATTTGGACGCACGGGCGAAGAACGAGCGGTACCGGACGATGTTTCGACTGACGCAGGACGAGCGTCTGGACGGACACACAGACTGCACGCTGTGGACGCCATTTGCTAAGATGCACGTGGTTGGACAGCTGTTCATCTCCAACAACTACATCTGTTTTAACAGCAGAGAAGAAGACTTGTGTCAGCTCATCATCCCACTCAGAGAG GTGTCCATTGTAGAAAAGGCGGACAGCAGCAGCGTCCTGCCTTGTCCTGTCTCCATCAGCACCAAGAACAAGATGAACTTCCTGTTCGCCAACCTCAAAGACAGAGACTTCCTGGTCCAACGCATCTCTGACTTTCTGCAGCGAACGCCCGACAGCTCATGGGGTGACACCAGCCCGCTGTCTCTGATTGGTCACTCG GCGTCCTCCAGCGCCCCTGCGTCCTTGTCTGCAGGGTCTGAGTCCGTCCACAGGGGGCGTCATTACCAATCTGGTCTGCCCACAGCTAGCCAGGGTCTGCTGCAGCTCTACCACCGAGACACTCCGGAGGACCTGGGACCCAAAGCT ATGAAGGagaagatgaaggaggaggcGTGGAACATCCATTTCTCAGAGTTCGGCCGAGGTGTCTGCATGTACCGAACCTCCAGAACCAGGGAGCTCGTCCTCAACGGGATCCCAGAGCGCCTGAGAGGAGAGCTGTGGTTACTGTTTTCTG GAGCTCAGAACGAGATGGCGACTCACCCTGGTTACTATGGTGACCTGGTGGAGCAGGCCATGGGACTGTGTTCATTGGCGACAGAGGAGATCGAGCGTGACCTTCACCGTTCAATGCCCGAGCACCGAGCCTTCCAAAATGAGATGGGTATCGCTGCACTGCGCCGGGTTCTCACTGCCTACGCCCACCGAAACCCCGGGATCGGATATTGTCAG GCGATGAACATCGTCACCTCTGTCCTGCTGCTCTACTGTCCAGAGGAAGAAGCCTTCTGGCTGTTGGTGGCGCTGTGTGAGCGGATGCTGCCCGACTACTACAACACCAGAGTCGTAG GTGCTCTGGTGGATCAGGGGGTGTTTGAGGAGCTGACCCGAGCCTTCCTCCCGTTGCTGTACGAACACATGCAGGAACTGGGCGTCATCTCCACCATCAGCCTGTCCTGGTTCCTCACActcttcctgtctgtgatgCCCTTCGACAGCGCCGTCCTGTTGGTTGACTGCTTCTTCTACGAGGGCATAAAGGTCATCTTTCAG GTGGCGCTGGCTGTGCTTCATGACAACATGAACGCCCTGCTGTCCTGCAGTGACGAGGGAGAAGCCATGACCATCTTGGGCAG gtaCCTGGATAATGTTGTGAATAAACAGACTGTGGCTCCGCCCATCCCTCACCTGCACGCCTTGCTGACCAGCGGAGATGATCCTCCACCTGAGATCGACATCTTCGACCTCATCAAGGCGTCCTACGAG AAGTTCGGCAGCCTGCGCTCTGATGTCATCGAGCAGATGAGGTTCAAGCAGAGGTTAAAGGTCATTCAGTCGCTGGAAGACACGGCCAAGAGGAGCGTG GTGAGAGCGATGATGACGGAGTCGGCTTTCAGTATCGAGGAGCTGGAAGAGCTgtactgtctctttaag TCCAAACACATGACGAGCTGTTACTGGGGCTCCAGCAGCACTGCGGCCGAGCGTCATGACCCCAGCCTGCCGTACCTGGAGCAGTACCGCATCGACCCGGTTCAGTTCACCCAGCTGTTCACCGCACTCGCTCCCTGGATCTGTGGAGGCCACACCCCCACGCTGTCAGCCCGCCTCTTCAGACTCCTGGACCAGAACCAGGACGGACTGGTCAACTTCAAAGAGTTCATCACCGGACTGA gtggGATGTATCACGGAGACATGACAGAGAAACTCAAACTGCTGTACAAGCTCCACCTCCCTCCAG CTCTGTGTCCTGAGGAGGCGGAGTCAGCTCTGGAGGCAACACAGTTCTTCACTGAGGACGTCCCACCACCAG AATCTTCCTTCCCTTCTGATCTGGACATTTTGGGGcagcaggaagtgacatcag GTGAGGAGGGGAAGGATGGAGGCGGAGACAGCGAGGAGAAGAAAG CCTCAgaggagaaggtgaaggactacaggtactatctgaggatgTGGGCCAAAGAGAAGGAACCTAAGAGAGAGACCATCAAAGACCTGCCCAGGATGAAccag gagcAGTTCATCGACCTGTGTAAGACTCTGTACAACATGTTCAGCGAGGAGCCTCTGGAGCAGGAGCTCTATCACTCCATTGCCACCGTCGCCAGCCTGCTGCTGCGCATCGGAGAGGTCGGTAAGAAGTTCAACAACGGCAGCAAAAAGACCGACAGTGCTGCCGCTCAGGCTCCGCCCACCCCACAGACCACTCCCACCGAACCTCAGAGTGAGGAGGGGGTCGGTGAGGGGGTGTTAGGAGAGTCTCAGGTGTGCCGGGCTCTGGCCGACGCTCAGCTGGAGCCGGATGAGGAAACCAAAGACGACACGTCGGTGTCGTCATACTCGGTGGTGAGCTCCGGCTCGCTGCAGTGCGAGGACATCGCTGACGACACTGTGCTGATTGGCAGCGGTGAGCAGAGGCGGGGCAGCGTGCTGGATGTGGATTGGTCGATCACCTTTGAGCAGGTACTGGCGTCGCTGCTGACGGAGCCGCCGCTCGTTGACTACTTCGAAAGGAAGAGGGACATCCAGAGCAAGATGGCCGCCTGTAAGGCCCAGCGGGTGGTGGAGCGCCAGACGAGCTCCACCTCAGACCATGAACTCACTCAGCATTCTGTCTGA
- the mrnip gene encoding MRN complex-interacting protein isoform X1, with the protein MVQEFHVVRCFTCQSFQVQQVKKVNKWSCKLCGVKQSLLKEFGRGSGADCRRHVQKLNAMRGARMEEQEQQAWSLWEQVEAEGEGEEEYDQVSQTQVSQTQVSRWSKYLDTPEEAELEEEEEESVLMDRQQLHGINMTNRKRKRREGWTDGGKHSWTPEQPHCSSMKKPVRSSATNTSPNPTSLNHPRENHTRTTSLNHPRENHTRTISLNSPSLNHTSPSSKKSINPPSVRTGPVSRWAQFLSSDCQVEEEPSASGWSQTVVGAAPLSCNNTINEAPPFTRPRPLLPASSMFESGEDFSFDEF; encoded by the exons ATGGTTCAGGAGTTTCATGTCGTCAGGTGTTTCACCTGTCAGAGCTTCCAGGTACAACAG GTGAAGAAGGTGAACAAGTGGAGCTGTAAACTGTGTGGAGTCAAACAGTCGCTGCTGAAG GAGTTTGGGCGGGGCTCCGGGGCCGACTGCAGACGTCATGTGCAGAAACTGAACGCCATGAGAGGAGCCAGGATGGAGGAGCAGGAGCAACAAGCCTGGTCGCTATG GGAACAGGTGGAGGCAGAAGGAGAGGGTGAGGAGGAGTACGACCag GTGAGCCAGACTCAGGTGAGCCAGACTCAGGTGAGCCGCTGGAGCAAGTACCTGGACACACCTGAAGAGGCGGAGctagaggaagaggaagaggagagtgtTTTGATGGACAGGCAGCAGCTCCATGGCATCAACATGACTAACAG gaagagaaagagaagagaaggatggacagatggaggaAAGCACAGCTGGACACCTGAACAG ccaCACTGTTCCAGTATGAAGAAACCTGTGAGATCTTCAGCCACAAACACCAGTCCAAACCCCACCAGTCTGAACCACCCAAGAGAAAACCACACCAGAACTACCAGTCTGAACCACCCAAGAGAAAACCACACCAGAACTATCAGTCTGAACTCCCCCAGTCTGAACCACACCAGTCCTTCCAGTAAGAAGAGCATTAATCCTCCCAGTGTGCGTACTGGTCCTGTGTCCAGGTGGGCTCAATTCCTCAGTTCAGACTGTCAGGTAGAGGAGGAGCCTTCAGCCAGTGGGTGGAGTCAGACAGTGGTTGGGGCTGCCCCTCTGTCCTGTAACAACACTATCAATGAGGCCCCACCCTTTACCAGGCCCCGCCCCCTACTTCCTGCATCCTCCATGTTTGAGAGTGGCGAAGATTTCAGCTTTGATGAGTTCTAA
- the tbc1d9b gene encoding TBC1 domain family member 9B isoform X2, translating into MWIQPEEVLLAGALWVSERANPFFILQRRRGHGRGGGLSGLLVGTLDVVLDSSARVAPYRILLQTADSQIYWNIACGSSRKEITEHWDWLESNLLQTISIFDNDEDVTTFVKGKICGIIAEENRLKQGEEQEEDCGKFREAELKMRKLFGMPDEEKLVNYYSCSYWKGRVPRQGWLYLSVNHLCFYSFLLGKEVTLVVQWTEVTQLEKNATLVFPESVRVSTRHTEHFFSMFLNINDTFKLMEQLANIAMRQLLDNEAFAADRSLPKPCKTLKNVSALKRDLDARAKNERYRTMFRLTQDERLDGHTDCTLWTPFAKMHVVGQLFISNNYICFNSREEDLCQLIIPLREVSIVEKADSSSVLPCPVSISTKNKMNFLFANLKDRDFLVQRISDFLQRTPDSSWGDTSPLSLIGHSASSSAPASLSAGSESVHRGRHYQSGLPTASQGLLQLYHRDTPEDLGPKAMKEKMKEEAWNIHFSEFGRGVCMYRTSRTRELVLNGIPERLRGELWLLFSGAQNEMATHPGYYGDLVEQAMGLCSLATEEIERDLHRSMPEHRAFQNEMGIAALRRVLTAYAHRNPGIGYCQAMNIVTSVLLLYCPEEEAFWLLVALCERMLPDYYNTRVVGALVDQGVFEELTRAFLPLLYEHMQELGVISTISLSWFLTLFLSVMPFDSAVLLVDCFFYEGIKVIFQVALAVLHDNMNALLSCSDEGEAMTILGRYLDNVVNKQTVAPPIPHLHALLTSGDDPPPEIDIFDLIKASYEKFGSLRSDVIEQMRFKQRLKVIQSLEDTAKRSVVRAMMTESAFSIEELEELYCLFKSKHMTSCYWGSSSTAAERHDPSLPYLEQYRIDPVQFTQLFTALAPWICGGHTPTLSARLFRLLDQNQDGLVNFKEFITGLSGMYHGDMTEKLKLLYKLHLPPALCPEEAESALEATQFFTEDVPPPGEEGKDGGGDSEEKKASEEKVKDYRYYLRMWAKEKEPKRETIKDLPRMNQEQFIDLCKTLYNMFSEEPLEQELYHSIATVASLLLRIGEVGKKFNNGSKKTDSAAAQAPPTPQTTPTEPQSEEGVGEGVLGESQVCRALADAQLEPDEETKDDTSVSSYSVVSSGSLQCEDIADDTVLIGSGEQRRGSVLDVDWSITFEQVLASLLTEPPLVDYFERKRDIQSKMAACKAQRVVERQTSSTSDHELTQHSV; encoded by the exons ATGTGGATCCAGCCGGAGGAGGTGCTGCTGGCCGGGGCGCTGTGGGTGTCTGAGCGGGCCAACCCGTTCTTCAtcctgcagaggaggagaggacacGGCCGAGGAGGAGGACTGTCCG gtcTCCTGGTTGGGACTCTGGATGTGGTTCTGGACTCCAGTGCCAGAGTGGCTCCCTACAGGATCCTGCTGCAGACCGCTGACTCTCAGATCTACTGGAACATCGCCTGTG GCTCGTCCAGGAAGGAGATCACAGAACACTGGGATTGGCTGGAGTCCAACCTGCTGCAGACCATCTCCATCTTTGACAACGATGAAGACGTCACCACCTTTGTCAAAGGAAAGATCTGT GGCATCATCGCAGAGGAGAACCGGCTGAAGCAGggggaggagcaggaggaggattGTGGGAAGTTTCGGGAGGCGGAACTGAAGATGAGGAAGCTATTTGGGATGCCTGATGAGGAGAAGCTGGTGAATTATTACTCCTGCAGCTACTGGAAGGGTCGAGTGCCGCGACAGGGCTGGCTCTACCTGTCCGTCAACCACCTGTGCTTCTACTCCTTTCTGCTGGGCAAAGAGG TGACCCTGGTGGTGCAGTGGACAGAGGTGACCCAGCTGGAGAAGAACGCTACCCTGGTGTTTCCAGAGAGTGTTCGTGTCAGCACGCGTCACACTGAACATTTCTTTTCCATGTTCCTTAACATCAACGACACCTTCAAGCTGATGGAGCAGCTCGCCAACATCGCCATGCGGCAGCTCCTCGACAATGAGGCGTTTGCTGCCGACCGCTCGCTGCCCAAACCCTGCAAGACACTCAAGAACGTCTCTGCACTCAAGAG GGATTTGGACGCACGGGCGAAGAACGAGCGGTACCGGACGATGTTTCGACTGACGCAGGACGAGCGTCTGGACGGACACACAGACTGCACGCTGTGGACGCCATTTGCTAAGATGCACGTGGTTGGACAGCTGTTCATCTCCAACAACTACATCTGTTTTAACAGCAGAGAAGAAGACTTGTGTCAGCTCATCATCCCACTCAGAGAG GTGTCCATTGTAGAAAAGGCGGACAGCAGCAGCGTCCTGCCTTGTCCTGTCTCCATCAGCACCAAGAACAAGATGAACTTCCTGTTCGCCAACCTCAAAGACAGAGACTTCCTGGTCCAACGCATCTCTGACTTTCTGCAGCGAACGCCCGACAGCTCATGGGGTGACACCAGCCCGCTGTCTCTGATTGGTCACTCG GCGTCCTCCAGCGCCCCTGCGTCCTTGTCTGCAGGGTCTGAGTCCGTCCACAGGGGGCGTCATTACCAATCTGGTCTGCCCACAGCTAGCCAGGGTCTGCTGCAGCTCTACCACCGAGACACTCCGGAGGACCTGGGACCCAAAGCT ATGAAGGagaagatgaaggaggaggcGTGGAACATCCATTTCTCAGAGTTCGGCCGAGGTGTCTGCATGTACCGAACCTCCAGAACCAGGGAGCTCGTCCTCAACGGGATCCCAGAGCGCCTGAGAGGAGAGCTGTGGTTACTGTTTTCTG GAGCTCAGAACGAGATGGCGACTCACCCTGGTTACTATGGTGACCTGGTGGAGCAGGCCATGGGACTGTGTTCATTGGCGACAGAGGAGATCGAGCGTGACCTTCACCGTTCAATGCCCGAGCACCGAGCCTTCCAAAATGAGATGGGTATCGCTGCACTGCGCCGGGTTCTCACTGCCTACGCCCACCGAAACCCCGGGATCGGATATTGTCAG GCGATGAACATCGTCACCTCTGTCCTGCTGCTCTACTGTCCAGAGGAAGAAGCCTTCTGGCTGTTGGTGGCGCTGTGTGAGCGGATGCTGCCCGACTACTACAACACCAGAGTCGTAG GTGCTCTGGTGGATCAGGGGGTGTTTGAGGAGCTGACCCGAGCCTTCCTCCCGTTGCTGTACGAACACATGCAGGAACTGGGCGTCATCTCCACCATCAGCCTGTCCTGGTTCCTCACActcttcctgtctgtgatgCCCTTCGACAGCGCCGTCCTGTTGGTTGACTGCTTCTTCTACGAGGGCATAAAGGTCATCTTTCAG GTGGCGCTGGCTGTGCTTCATGACAACATGAACGCCCTGCTGTCCTGCAGTGACGAGGGAGAAGCCATGACCATCTTGGGCAG gtaCCTGGATAATGTTGTGAATAAACAGACTGTGGCTCCGCCCATCCCTCACCTGCACGCCTTGCTGACCAGCGGAGATGATCCTCCACCTGAGATCGACATCTTCGACCTCATCAAGGCGTCCTACGAG AAGTTCGGCAGCCTGCGCTCTGATGTCATCGAGCAGATGAGGTTCAAGCAGAGGTTAAAGGTCATTCAGTCGCTGGAAGACACGGCCAAGAGGAGCGTG GTGAGAGCGATGATGACGGAGTCGGCTTTCAGTATCGAGGAGCTGGAAGAGCTgtactgtctctttaag TCCAAACACATGACGAGCTGTTACTGGGGCTCCAGCAGCACTGCGGCCGAGCGTCATGACCCCAGCCTGCCGTACCTGGAGCAGTACCGCATCGACCCGGTTCAGTTCACCCAGCTGTTCACCGCACTCGCTCCCTGGATCTGTGGAGGCCACACCCCCACGCTGTCAGCCCGCCTCTTCAGACTCCTGGACCAGAACCAGGACGGACTGGTCAACTTCAAAGAGTTCATCACCGGACTGA gtggGATGTATCACGGAGACATGACAGAGAAACTCAAACTGCTGTACAAGCTCCACCTCCCTCCAG CTCTGTGTCCTGAGGAGGCGGAGTCAGCTCTGGAGGCAACACAGTTCTTCACTGAGGACGTCCCACCACCAG GTGAGGAGGGGAAGGATGGAGGCGGAGACAGCGAGGAGAAGAAAG CCTCAgaggagaaggtgaaggactacaggtactatctgaggatgTGGGCCAAAGAGAAGGAACCTAAGAGAGAGACCATCAAAGACCTGCCCAGGATGAAccag gagcAGTTCATCGACCTGTGTAAGACTCTGTACAACATGTTCAGCGAGGAGCCTCTGGAGCAGGAGCTCTATCACTCCATTGCCACCGTCGCCAGCCTGCTGCTGCGCATCGGAGAGGTCGGTAAGAAGTTCAACAACGGCAGCAAAAAGACCGACAGTGCTGCCGCTCAGGCTCCGCCCACCCCACAGACCACTCCCACCGAACCTCAGAGTGAGGAGGGGGTCGGTGAGGGGGTGTTAGGAGAGTCTCAGGTGTGCCGGGCTCTGGCCGACGCTCAGCTGGAGCCGGATGAGGAAACCAAAGACGACACGTCGGTGTCGTCATACTCGGTGGTGAGCTCCGGCTCGCTGCAGTGCGAGGACATCGCTGACGACACTGTGCTGATTGGCAGCGGTGAGCAGAGGCGGGGCAGCGTGCTGGATGTGGATTGGTCGATCACCTTTGAGCAGGTACTGGCGTCGCTGCTGACGGAGCCGCCGCTCGTTGACTACTTCGAAAGGAAGAGGGACATCCAGAGCAAGATGGCCGCCTGTAAGGCCCAGCGGGTGGTGGAGCGCCAGACGAGCTCCACCTCAGACCATGAACTCACTCAGCATTCTGTCTGA